AAGGCCGCGCCATCGGAGCGCCACGCCTCCTGCACCGCAGGCGCCTTAGCTTCCTTTAGGATATGAAGGAGGCCGCCCACGAGCGTACCCGTATCGAGCGCATCGGCCCCGGTTGCGGCGACCAGCTCGCCGAGTTGCTGGATCTTCTGAGCCTTGAGCGCGCGAGCCTTGTCATTCAGCGCTTTCAGCTCCGCATCATAGTCGCGGACCTTTCGCATTGCAGTCTCCCGGCAATATCGAAGACCGGACGATGCCATGCGGAATCGATCCGCACAAAACAGCTTGTCGGGAAATTGGCACGGTCAGTCACAACGAACGCGAGAGAGTGAGAGTGCGCGCTTATACGTCGTTTCGACGTGCACTCAGAAGAAGCAGGTAAGAAGCTGTCATGGCGATCTACCATTTCTCTGCGAAGGTGATCAGCCGTGCGAACGGATCGAGCGCGGTCGCGTCCGCAGCCTATCGTGCTGCCGAGCGCCTGTCGGATGAACGGATCGGACGCGACCATGATTTTTCAAACAAGGCCGGTGTCGTTCATTCGGAAGTGATGCTGCCGGAAGGTGCACCCGCGCATCTCGCCGATCGCGAAACCCTTTGGAATGCAGTCGAGGCAGGGGAAAAGCGTAAGGACGCGCAGCTTGCCCGCGAGGTAGAGTTTTCGATCCCCCGCGAGATGAACCAGGAGCAGGGCGTCGCGCTTGCCCGCGACTTCGTACAGGAGCAATTCGTCGATCGCGGGATGATCGCGGATCTCAATGTGCATTGGGATCATGCGGAGGACGGAAGCCCCAAGCCGCACGCGCATGTCATGCTGTCGATGCGCGAGGTGGGGCCTGATGGGTTCGGCGCGAAGGTGCGCGAGTGGAACGCGACCCAGCTTTTGCAGGAGTGGCGCGAGGCGTGGGCAGATCACGTCAACGAGCGCCTGTCCGAACTCGATATCGATGCGCGGATCGACCATCGTACCTTGGAGGCGCAGGGGATCGATCTGGAGCCCCAGCACAAGATCGGGCCGGCAGGAATGCGGCGTCTCGATCGCGGCGAGGATGCCGAACGCGCCGACGATCATCGGCGGATCGCGCGCGAGAATGGCGCGAAGATCATTGCCGAGCCGGGCGTG
The window above is part of the Sphingomonas sp. AP4-R1 genome. Proteins encoded here:
- a CDS encoding conjugal transfer protein TraD, yielding MRKVRDYDAELKALNDKARALKAQKIQQLGELVAATGADALDTGTLVGGLLHILKEAKAPAVQEAWRSDGAAFFQRRGRKASGSSGSDGQGAGAGRASDAQS